A DNA window from Drosophila biarmipes strain raj3 chromosome 2R, RU_DBia_V1.1, whole genome shotgun sequence contains the following coding sequences:
- the LOC108029635 gene encoding tafazzin isoform X4, with translation MSDRHADPALDVGPGVEVPYNIDWIFPRLRNPTRLWYVASQFVISAVGIFSKIVLMFLNKPRVYNKERLVKLINKRPHGVPLLTVSNHYSCFDDPGLWGCLPLGVVCNTFKIRWSMAAHDICFTNRRHSLFFMFGKCIPVVRGIGVYQEAINLCIEKAALGHWIHVFPEGKVNMAKEELRLKWGVGRIIYESPKIPIILPMWHEGMDDLLPNVEPYVIQRSKKVTLNVGKPLDLNDFILDLKKRQVPEPTARKLITDKIQEAFRDLRAETEKLHRERN, from the exons ATGTCCGACCGGCACGCCGATCCTGCCCTGGATGTGGGCCCCGGCGTGGAGGTGCCCTACAACATCGACTGGATATTCCCCAGGCTAAGGAACCCCACGCGGCTCTGGTACGTGGCCAGTCAATTCGTCATCTCCGCCGTCGGAATCTTTAGCAAGATTGTGCTGA TGTTCCTGAACAAACCCCGCGTCTACAACAAGGAACGACTGGTCAAATTGATTAACAAGCGACCCCACGGCGTTCCCTTGCTGACCGTGTCCAACCACTACTCCTGCTTCGACGATCCCGGACTGTGGGGCTGTCTTCCGTTGGGCGTCGTTTGCAATACCTTCAAAATCCGGTGGTCGATGGCCGCCCACGACATCTGCTTCACCAACAGGCGGCACTCGCTCTTCTTCATGTTCG GCAAGTGCATACCTGTTGTGCGTGGCATCGGTGTCTACCAGGAGGCAATTAACCTGTGCATCGAAAAGGCTGCTCTGGGCCATTGGATTCACGTGTTTCCCGAGGGCAAGGTGAACATGGCGAAGGAGGAGCTGCGGCTCAAGTGGGGCGTGGGCAGAATCATCTACGAGTCACCCAAGATACCCATCATTCTGCCCATGTGGCACGAGGGCATGGACGACCTACTGCCAAATGTGGAGCCCTACGTGATTCAGCGAAGCAAGAAAGTCACATTGAATGTGGGTAAGCCGTTGGACCTCAACGATTTCATTCTGGACCTTAAAAAGCGGCAAGTGCCGGAGCCCACTGCGCGGAAGCTCATCACAGACAAAATCCAGGAAGCGTTTCGG GACTTGCGGGCGGAGACCGAGAAATTGCATAGGGAACGCAACTAG
- the LOC108029637 gene encoding 39S ribosomal protein L18, mitochondrial, producing MSRSARPLTSARVLHKIKALSTPQTSTEYVINRNPRNLERLRIAYKPGGYHLEKPGRSYWHTLEVNTSGRYVSADVKHFENGTILSASTSEWAIKQQLYKTNDTTAFVNLGRVLAHRCLQSGITEMTCNVEAVPGSKLQKMLQILQDNGVSFKEPPRLANQQPWDAERHEKPWEVLDGTFGPPRSK from the coding sequence ATGTCTCGCAGCGCTCGGCCCCTCACCTCCGCCCGCGTCCTGCACAAAATCAAGGCTCTGAGCACCCCGCAAACCAGCACGGAGTATGTGATCAACCGGAATCCCAGGAACCTGGAGAGGTTGCGAATCGCCTACAAGCCGGGTGGCTATCATCTGGAGAAACCCGGTCGGTCCTACTGGCACACCCTGGAGGTCAACACCAGTGGTCGATACGTCAGCGCCGACGTCAAGCACTTCGAAAATGGAACCATCCTGAGTGCCAGCACCTCCGAATGGGCCATCAAGCAACAGCTGTACAAGACCAACGATACCACGGCCTTTGTGAATCTCGGCAGAGTGCTGGCCCATCGTTGTCTGCAGTCGGGGATTACAGAGATGACGTGCAACGTGGAGGCGGTACCCGGGAGCAAGCTGCAGAAGATGCTCCAAATCCTCCAGGACAATGGTGTGTCCTTCAAGGAACCCCCTCGCCTGGCCAACCAACAGCCCTGGGATGCCGAAAGGCACGAAAAGCCCTGGGAGGTGTTAGACGGAACCTTCGGACCCCCAAGATCGAAGTAA
- the LOC108029635 gene encoding tafazzin isoform X2, whose translation MLMVVCSHLRRPGHVGAASSMRNLNWLISGGYRPPVQALSRYVQAPEARPVADERFPASQQERKDIATQTVRSGQPKDLSPPPPSSPLSPPMSDRHADPALDVGPGVEVPYNIDWIFPRLRNPTRLWYVASQFVISAVGIFSKIVLMFLNKPRVYNKERLVKLINKRPHGVPLLTVSNHYSCFDDPGLWGCLPLGVVCNTFKIRWSMAAHDICFTNRRHSLFFMFGKCIPVVRGIGVYQEAINLCIEKAALGHWIHVFPEGKVNMAKEELRLKWGVGRIIYESPKIPIILPMWHEGMDDLLPNVEPYVIQRSKKVTLNVGKPLDLNDFILDLKKRQVPEPTARKLITDKIQEAFRDLRAETEKLHRERN comes from the exons ATGTTGATGGTTGTGTGTTCCCATCTGAGGCGTCCCGGGCACGTGGGTGCCGCGTCCTCCATGCGGAACCTAAACTGGCTGATCAGCGGAGGATATAGACCGCCGGTCCAGGCGCTGTCCCGG TACGTCCAAGCTCCGGAGGCGCGGCCAGTGGCGGACGAGCGGTTTCCGGCCAGTCAGCAGGAGCGCAAGGACATCGCCACGCAGACCGTTCGGAGTGGCCAGCCTAAGGACCTGTCCCCGCCTCCGCCCTCGTCGCCCCTCTCGCCACCCATGTCCGACCGGCACGCCGATCCTGCCCTGGATGTGGGCCCCGGCGTGGAGGTGCCCTACAACATCGACTGGATATTCCCCAGGCTAAGGAACCCCACGCGGCTCTGGTACGTGGCCAGTCAATTCGTCATCTCCGCCGTCGGAATCTTTAGCAAGATTGTGCTGA TGTTCCTGAACAAACCCCGCGTCTACAACAAGGAACGACTGGTCAAATTGATTAACAAGCGACCCCACGGCGTTCCCTTGCTGACCGTGTCCAACCACTACTCCTGCTTCGACGATCCCGGACTGTGGGGCTGTCTTCCGTTGGGCGTCGTTTGCAATACCTTCAAAATCCGGTGGTCGATGGCCGCCCACGACATCTGCTTCACCAACAGGCGGCACTCGCTCTTCTTCATGTTCG GCAAGTGCATACCTGTTGTGCGTGGCATCGGTGTCTACCAGGAGGCAATTAACCTGTGCATCGAAAAGGCTGCTCTGGGCCATTGGATTCACGTGTTTCCCGAGGGCAAGGTGAACATGGCGAAGGAGGAGCTGCGGCTCAAGTGGGGCGTGGGCAGAATCATCTACGAGTCACCCAAGATACCCATCATTCTGCCCATGTGGCACGAGGGCATGGACGACCTACTGCCAAATGTGGAGCCCTACGTGATTCAGCGAAGCAAGAAAGTCACATTGAATGTGGGTAAGCCGTTGGACCTCAACGATTTCATTCTGGACCTTAAAAAGCGGCAAGTGCCGGAGCCCACTGCGCGGAAGCTCATCACAGACAAAATCCAGGAAGCGTTTCGG GACTTGCGGGCGGAGACCGAGAAATTGCATAGGGAACGCAACTAG
- the LOC108029384 gene encoding zinc carboxypeptidase has protein sequence MKLAFLLIAVVALVAVVSAKSAPGRMAARYDHFRVYRLDVETDLQMSELKKIHEHITVHILNELGAPGNKYNIIVGPLFHRLFEKTMKLLEIVYEVIVDDLQKLIEDSSVGDDSQMEWESYHSLETIYDWLDQECAAHDFLECKVIGQSYEGRDIKSIKLSKRSGNKAIFLEGNIHAMEWISSATVTFLLNQLINSEDPEMQRLSEEYDWIVVPMVNPDGFVYTHDVERLWRKNRRPNGYSNDTGDCYGIDMNRNFDYHWGGAGWNIDEPCDHWFGGDKPNTEVEILSLQNFVSSFEDGYIRSYMAYHAYGQYVLLPYGHSNTEFPPNYEQMKRIAAAFSDAAADVYGSTFTYGASGLLNYVVSGAAKDWAYGVKNIPFTCTVELRDKGTFGFFLPSNQITEVGLEVTAGLIALVNKAAEEGIFD, from the exons ATGAAACTAGCATTCCTCCTGATCGCCGTGGTGGCCCTGGTGGCCGTGGTGTCGGCCAAGTCCGCTCCTGGTCGCATGGCGGCGCGCTATGACCACTTCAGGGTCTACCGACTGGACGTTGAAACGGACTTGCAGATGAGCGAGCTTAAGAAGATTCACGAGCACATCACT GTGCACATTCTCAACGAACTGGGAGCTCCCGGAAACAAGTACAACATTATCGTGGGCCCTCTGTTCCACAGACTATTCGAGAAGACCATGAAACTACTGGAAATCGTCTACGAAGTAATTGTCGATGATCTGCAGAA ACTGATAGAAGACTCCTCTGTTGGCGACGATTCCCAAATGGAATGGGAGAGCTACCACTCCCTGGAGACCATTTACGATTGGTTGGATCAGGAGTGCGCTGCCCACGATTTCCTGGAGTGCAAGGTGATTGGACAGTCCTACGAGGGTCGCGACATCAAGAGCATTAAGTTGTCGAAGCGATCGGGCAACAAGGCCATCTTTCTGGAGGGCAACATCCACGCCATGGAGTGGATCTCGTCTGCCACCGTCACCTTCCTCCTGAACCAGCTGATCAACTCCGAGGATCCCGAGATGCAGCGTCTGAGCGAGGAGTACGACTGGATCGTGGTGCCCATGGTCAACCCCGACGGCTTTGTCTACACCCACGACGTGGAGAGGTTGTGGCGCAAGAACCGTCGTCCCAATGGATACAGCAACGACACTGGAGACTGCTATGGTATCGACATGAACCGCAACTTTGATTACCACTGGGGTGGCGCCGGATGGAACATCGACGAGCCCTGCGATCACTGGTTTGGCGGCGACAAGCCCAATACTGAGGTGGAGATCCTCTCCCTACAGAACTTCGTTAGCTCCTTCGAGGACGGTTACATCCGGTCGTACATGGCCTACCACGCCTACGGACAGTACGTGCTCCTGCCCTACGGACACTCCAACACCGAGTTCCCCCCGAACTACGAACAGATGAAGCGCATTGCCGCCGCCTTCTCAGACGCTGCCGCCGACGTCTATGGCTCCACCTTCACCTACGGAGCCAGTGGCCTGCTTAACT ATGTCGTCTCTGGAGCTGCCAAGGACTGGGCCTACGGCGTGAAGAACATCCCCTTTACCTGCACCGTGGAACTGCGAGACAAGGGAACCTTCGGGTTCTTCCTGCCCTCCAACCAAATCACCGAGGTGGGTCTCGAGGTCACCGCTGGCCTGATCGCCCTGGTTAACAAGGCCGCCGAGGAGGGAATTTTCGATTAA
- the LOC108029635 gene encoding tafazzin isoform X1, with amino-acid sequence MLMVVCSHLRRPGHVGAASSMRNLNWLISGGYRPPVQALSRQYVQAPEARPVADERFPASQQERKDIATQTVRSGQPKDLSPPPPSSPLSPPMSDRHADPALDVGPGVEVPYNIDWIFPRLRNPTRLWYVASQFVISAVGIFSKIVLMFLNKPRVYNKERLVKLINKRPHGVPLLTVSNHYSCFDDPGLWGCLPLGVVCNTFKIRWSMAAHDICFTNRRHSLFFMFGKCIPVVRGIGVYQEAINLCIEKAALGHWIHVFPEGKVNMAKEELRLKWGVGRIIYESPKIPIILPMWHEGMDDLLPNVEPYVIQRSKKVTLNVGKPLDLNDFILDLKKRQVPEPTARKLITDKIQEAFRDLRAETEKLHRERN; translated from the exons ATGTTGATGGTTGTGTGTTCCCATCTGAGGCGTCCCGGGCACGTGGGTGCCGCGTCCTCCATGCGGAACCTAAACTGGCTGATCAGCGGAGGATATAGACCGCCGGTCCAGGCGCTGTCCCGG CAGTACGTCCAAGCTCCGGAGGCGCGGCCAGTGGCGGACGAGCGGTTTCCGGCCAGTCAGCAGGAGCGCAAGGACATCGCCACGCAGACCGTTCGGAGTGGCCAGCCTAAGGACCTGTCCCCGCCTCCGCCCTCGTCGCCCCTCTCGCCACCCATGTCCGACCGGCACGCCGATCCTGCCCTGGATGTGGGCCCCGGCGTGGAGGTGCCCTACAACATCGACTGGATATTCCCCAGGCTAAGGAACCCCACGCGGCTCTGGTACGTGGCCAGTCAATTCGTCATCTCCGCCGTCGGAATCTTTAGCAAGATTGTGCTGA TGTTCCTGAACAAACCCCGCGTCTACAACAAGGAACGACTGGTCAAATTGATTAACAAGCGACCCCACGGCGTTCCCTTGCTGACCGTGTCCAACCACTACTCCTGCTTCGACGATCCCGGACTGTGGGGCTGTCTTCCGTTGGGCGTCGTTTGCAATACCTTCAAAATCCGGTGGTCGATGGCCGCCCACGACATCTGCTTCACCAACAGGCGGCACTCGCTCTTCTTCATGTTCG GCAAGTGCATACCTGTTGTGCGTGGCATCGGTGTCTACCAGGAGGCAATTAACCTGTGCATCGAAAAGGCTGCTCTGGGCCATTGGATTCACGTGTTTCCCGAGGGCAAGGTGAACATGGCGAAGGAGGAGCTGCGGCTCAAGTGGGGCGTGGGCAGAATCATCTACGAGTCACCCAAGATACCCATCATTCTGCCCATGTGGCACGAGGGCATGGACGACCTACTGCCAAATGTGGAGCCCTACGTGATTCAGCGAAGCAAGAAAGTCACATTGAATGTGGGTAAGCCGTTGGACCTCAACGATTTCATTCTGGACCTTAAAAAGCGGCAAGTGCCGGAGCCCACTGCGCGGAAGCTCATCACAGACAAAATCCAGGAAGCGTTTCGG GACTTGCGGGCGGAGACCGAGAAATTGCATAGGGAACGCAACTAG
- the LOC108029638 gene encoding cytochrome b-c1 complex subunit 9 gives MKVIYNTLFKRTSTYAVAIIASAFFFERAIDVTSVAIFEGINKGKLWKDIKGKYE, from the exons ATGAAGGTCATCTACAACACCCTGTTCAAGCGCACCTCCACCTACGCCGTGGCCATCATCGCGTCGGCGTTCTTCTTCGAGCGCGCCATCGATGTCACGTCGGTCGCGATCTTCGAGGGCATCAACAAAGGC AAACTCTGGAAGGACATCAAGGGCAAATACGAATAG
- the LOC108029634 gene encoding diacylglycerol kinase epsilon: protein MDIATIELSVEALIGSLLALGVLFAFCRSLLSEDFVSSFKTRHGWKSIKVLDQSCFCNVCEILLTPSAGLFCDCCGLCTHATPACQRRADREYRCKDKWLRNETSVRHLWVHGNLPIGVHCADCNEEVDHHVSTDPGLYGWRCAWCQRCYHNDCYSRVDSKGACDFGEFKDMIFPPYSFVAARTRDSMRLHLASITPPDIENWEPLIVIANTKSGSSTGANVLSLLRGYLHPLQVMELGSRGPQDALQWVAKASPRPCRILVAGGDGTIGWVLNTIYALNIKPQPAVAIMPLGTGNDLSRVLGWGAEPPSVLDPVEILRSIRRARSVNLDRYDLQIEKLHYRLPIQRHPTKTIHVYNYFSVGVDAFITYNFHKTRESRFYLLSSRIFNKLLYFTFGTQQVMQPGCEHLEEKLTLYLDNKPVQLPELQALVFLNIDSWGAGCKLCELSNSNGEVRMVNSISDGMMEVFGIVSSFHIAQLQCNISKPVRIGQAKQIRLQVKESVPMQADGEPWMQGPADIRLSSRSQARVLKLAAT from the exons ATGGACATAGCCACCATTGAGCTAAGCGTTGAGGCGCTGATAGGGTCTCTCCTGGCCCTGGGAGTCCTGTTTGCCTTCTGCCGTAGCTTGCTTTCCGAGGACTTTGTAAGCAGCTTCAAAACACGTCACGGCTGGAAATCAATAAAGGTCTTGGATCAG TCCTGCTTCTGCAACGTCTGCGAGATCCTGCTGACCCCCTCCGCCGGACTCTTTTGCGACTGCTGCGGCCTGTGCACCCATGCCACGCCCGCCTGCCAGCGAAGGGCGGACCGGGAGTACCGCTGCAAGGACAAGTGGCTGCGCAACGAGACCTCCGTCCGGCATCTGTGGGTCCACGGCAATCTGCCTATTGGAGTCCACTGCGCCGACTGCAACGAGGAGGTGGACCACCATGTCAGCACGGATCCGGGGTTGTATGGATGGCGCTGTGCCTGGTGCCAACGGTGCTACCACAACGATTGCTACTCCCGCGTCGACTCCAAGGGCGCCTGCGACTTTGGCGAGTTCAAGGATATGATCTTCCCGCCCTACAGCTTTGTGGCCGCTAGGACTAGGGACTCGATGCGCCTTCACCTGGCCAGCATCACGCCGCCGGACATTGAGAACTGGGAGCCGCTGATTGTGATTGCCAACACGAAGTCGGGCAGCAGTACGGGTGCCAATGTGTTGTCCCTGCTGCGAGGCTACCTGCATCCGCTGCAGGTGATGGAGCTGGGATCAAGGGGTCCCCAAGATGCCCTCCAGTGGGTCGCCAAGGCCAGTCCTCGCCCGTGTCGCATACTTGTGGCCGGCGGCGATGGCACCATCGGCTGGGTACTCAATACCATCTACGCGTTAAACATCAAACCCCAGCCAGCGGTGGCCATCATGCCGCTGGGCACAGGCAACGATTTGTCGCGAGTTCTGGGCTGGGGAGCCGAGCCACCCTCGGTCCTCGATCCCGTGGAGATCCTAAGAAGTATTCGTCGTGCCCGCTCCGTGAATCTCGACCGGTATGACCTGCAGATCGAGAAACTGCACTACAGGCTGCCAATCCAGAGGCATCCTACGAAGACGATCCACGTTTACAACTATTTTAGTGTCGGGGTGGATGCGTTCATCACCTACAACTTCCACAAGACGCGGGAATCTCGATTCTATCTGCTCAGCAGTCGGATATTCAATAAG CTTCTGTACTTTACCTTTGGAACACAACAGGTGATGCAACCAGGTTGCGAACACCTTGAGGAAAAGCTGACTTTGTACCTGGACAACAAGCCTGTGCAACTGCCTGAGCTGCAGGCCCTTGTGTTCCTAAATATCGACTCCTGGGGTGCTGGTTGCAAGCTTTGTGAGCTTAGCAATTCCAACGGCGAAGTGCGCATGGTAAATTCCATCTCCGACGGCATGATGGAGGTGTTCGGCATTGTTTCCTCCTTTCACATTGCTCAGCTGCAGTGCAATATAAGCAAGCCGGTGCGAATTGGCCAAGCCAAGCAAATAAGG CTACAAGTGAAGGAGTCCGTGCCAATGCAGGCGGATGGAGAACCTTGGATGCAGGGTCCGGCGGATATACGTTTGTCCTCGCGCAGCCAAGCCCGCGTCCTGAAGTTGGCCGCAACCTGA
- the LOC108029635 gene encoding tafazzin isoform X3, whose amino-acid sequence MQYVQAPEARPVADERFPASQQERKDIATQTVRSGQPKDLSPPPPSSPLSPPMSDRHADPALDVGPGVEVPYNIDWIFPRLRNPTRLWYVASQFVISAVGIFSKIVLMFLNKPRVYNKERLVKLINKRPHGVPLLTVSNHYSCFDDPGLWGCLPLGVVCNTFKIRWSMAAHDICFTNRRHSLFFMFGKCIPVVRGIGVYQEAINLCIEKAALGHWIHVFPEGKVNMAKEELRLKWGVGRIIYESPKIPIILPMWHEGMDDLLPNVEPYVIQRSKKVTLNVGKPLDLNDFILDLKKRQVPEPTARKLITDKIQEAFRDLRAETEKLHRERN is encoded by the exons ATG CAGTACGTCCAAGCTCCGGAGGCGCGGCCAGTGGCGGACGAGCGGTTTCCGGCCAGTCAGCAGGAGCGCAAGGACATCGCCACGCAGACCGTTCGGAGTGGCCAGCCTAAGGACCTGTCCCCGCCTCCGCCCTCGTCGCCCCTCTCGCCACCCATGTCCGACCGGCACGCCGATCCTGCCCTGGATGTGGGCCCCGGCGTGGAGGTGCCCTACAACATCGACTGGATATTCCCCAGGCTAAGGAACCCCACGCGGCTCTGGTACGTGGCCAGTCAATTCGTCATCTCCGCCGTCGGAATCTTTAGCAAGATTGTGCTGA TGTTCCTGAACAAACCCCGCGTCTACAACAAGGAACGACTGGTCAAATTGATTAACAAGCGACCCCACGGCGTTCCCTTGCTGACCGTGTCCAACCACTACTCCTGCTTCGACGATCCCGGACTGTGGGGCTGTCTTCCGTTGGGCGTCGTTTGCAATACCTTCAAAATCCGGTGGTCGATGGCCGCCCACGACATCTGCTTCACCAACAGGCGGCACTCGCTCTTCTTCATGTTCG GCAAGTGCATACCTGTTGTGCGTGGCATCGGTGTCTACCAGGAGGCAATTAACCTGTGCATCGAAAAGGCTGCTCTGGGCCATTGGATTCACGTGTTTCCCGAGGGCAAGGTGAACATGGCGAAGGAGGAGCTGCGGCTCAAGTGGGGCGTGGGCAGAATCATCTACGAGTCACCCAAGATACCCATCATTCTGCCCATGTGGCACGAGGGCATGGACGACCTACTGCCAAATGTGGAGCCCTACGTGATTCAGCGAAGCAAGAAAGTCACATTGAATGTGGGTAAGCCGTTGGACCTCAACGATTTCATTCTGGACCTTAAAAAGCGGCAAGTGCCGGAGCCCACTGCGCGGAAGCTCATCACAGACAAAATCCAGGAAGCGTTTCGG GACTTGCGGGCGGAGACCGAGAAATTGCATAGGGAACGCAACTAG
- the LOC108029636 gene encoding nascent polypeptide-associated complex subunit alpha, which produces MPELTEIKNEAAPSTSAEAKPEDVRVEDDGSDSDSDGGMPGLEEAGAATTQLGGGATGLPIDLVSKAKQSRGEKKARKIMLKLGLKQIQGVNRVTIRKSKNILFVINNPDVYKNPHSDTYIVFGEAKIEDLSQQAQVAAAEKFKAPEAAGAADSVGATTSVAPIAEEDEEEVDDTGVDEKDIELVITQANTTRAKAIKALKNNSNDIVNAIMELTML; this is translated from the coding sequence ATGCCTGAACTGACCGAAATCAAGAACGAGGCTGCGCCCTCCACCTCCGCGGAGGCAAAACCCGAGGACGTGCGCGTCGAGGACGATGGCAGCGATAGCGACTCTGATGGCGGCATGCCCGGTCTGGAGGAGGCTGGAGCGGCCACCACACAGCTGGGCGGAGGAGCCACCGGTCTGCCCATCGACCTGGTCTCGAAGGCCAAGCAGTCGCGCGGAGAGAAGAAGGCCAGGAAGATCATGCTGAAGCTGGGCCTCAAGCAGATCCAGGGCGTCAACAGGGTGACGATCAGGAAGTCGAAGAACATCCTCTTTGTGATCAACAACCCGGATGTGTACAAGAACCCGCACAGCGACACCTACATCGTGTTCGGCGAGGCCAAGATCGAGGATCTGTCGCAACAGGCCCAGGTGGCCGCCGCCGAGAAGTTCAAGGCCCCCGAGGCTGCTGGCGCTGCCGACAGCGTGGGTGCCACCACTTCGGTGGCCCCAATTGCCGAGGAAGACGAGGAGGAGGTCGATGACACCGGCGTCGATGAGAAGGACATTGAGTTGGTCATCACGCAGGCCAACACGACGAGGGCAAAGGCCATCAAGGCTTTGAAGAACAACAGCAACGACATAGTCAACGCCATTATGGAGCTGACCATGCTCTAA